From one Chanodichthys erythropterus isolate Z2021 chromosome 3, ASM2448905v1, whole genome shotgun sequence genomic stretch:
- the tmem205 gene encoding transmembrane protein 205 codes for MATEGDPTDFVKVLHLLVISFTWGMQVWVSFIAGFVLISQVSMHTFGLVQSKLFPFYFYCLLGGNAINLSVYAVYHPRELLDWHEGIQMGLFFVAVIMAGLNAQWFGPSATESLLVMQEIEKEHGLGGQVGMSANKEGYAKLREQDPKYKEHRSNFYRFHGLSNLCNLIGFFSTTVNLIYLALHLGTI; via the exons ATGGCTACTGAGGGAGACCCAACTGACTTTGTGAAAGTGCTTCACCTCCTGGTGATTTCGTTCACCTGGGGAATGCAGGTGTGGGTGTCTTTCATTGCAG GTTTTGTGCTGATCTCCCAGGTGTCAATGCACACGTTCGGTCTCGTGCAAAGCAAGTTGTTCCCGTTTTATTTCTACTGTCTGCTGGGTGGAAATGCAATCAATCTGTCTGTATATGCCGTGTATCACCCCAGAGAGCTGCTGGACTGGCACGAGGGCATACAG ATGGGTCTGTTCTTTGTGGCCGTGATCATGGCCGGTCTGAACGCGCAGTGGTTCGGTCCGTCTGCCACAGAGAGCTTGCTGGTCATGCAGGAGATCGAGAAGGAACACGGTCTGGGAGGTCAGGTGGGAATGAGCGCCAATAAGGAAGGATACGCCAAACTGCGTGAGCAGGACCCCAAATACAAGGAGCACCGGTCCAACTTCTACCGCTTCCATGGTCTGTCTAACCTCTGTAACCTCATAGGCTTTTTCTCCACCACTGTCAATCTCATTTACCTGGCTCTGCATTTGGGAACAATATGA
- the elof1 gene encoding transcription elongation factor 1 homolog has protein sequence MGRRKSKRKPPPKKKMTGNLDTQFTCPFCNHEKSCDVKMERSRNTGIISCTVCLEEFQTPITYLSEPVDVYSDWIDACEAANQ, from the exons ATGGGACGCAGAAAGTCCAAAAGAAAACCCCCTCCTAAGAAAAAGATGACTGGAAACCTTGACACCCAGTTTACCTGCCCCTTCTGTAACCACGAGAAATCATGTGACGTTAAGAT GGAAAGAAGTCGAAATACGGGGATAATATCGTGTACTGTGTGTCTAGAAGAATTCCAGACGCCAATAACCT ATCTCTCAGAGCCCGTGGACGTGTACAGTGATTGGATAGACGCCTGTGAAGCAGCCAATCAGTAG